The Pirellulales bacterium DNA window GAAGCCCCCAACATTTGGCCCTGGATGGATACTGCCCCGTGACCCTGCTGGACCATCGCAAACTAGGGTCCAAAGCCTGGGTCAAGGGAAATTTGGATTTTGGCGTTGTGCATCGGGGACGGACGTATCTCTTTGCCGGAAAAGAGCAACAGCAAAAATTCTTGCTGAGTCCCGATAAATATAGCCCCGCGCTTTATGGACATGATCCCGTCTATTTGGCTCAACAAGGGCATTATGTGTTGGGTAAGCGCGAATATGGCTTATGCGTCGGCGAGCGGATGTTCTTGTTTGCCAATGCCGCGTCGCTCAAGGAATTTCAAACCCATCAAGAGCAGTATCTGACACTAGCGCGGCAGGCGGAATTGCCCGCAGGCACCAGCTTGCGATGATGAAATCACATTTGTCGAGAACGCCGCTCATCAGGAATTCATGAACGGGGCGGCTCGCTGGCACCCACTCGACCCGTCCGGGGGTCTATTCTATAATCGCGGCATGCCGCCGGTTGTTTCCGCAGCCAATCTGACCAAGACCTACACCGTGGCCGTCAAACAAAGCGGTTTTTGGGGGGCGGTGCGCGGATTGTGGCGACCCGAAAAGCGCGCCGTGGACGCCGTGCGGGGCATTGACCTGCATATCGAACGCGGGGAGTTTGTCGCGTTTCTCGGCCCAAATGGCGCGGGAAAAACCACCACCCTCAAGCTGCTGTCGGGTATCATCACCCCCAGCGCGGGAACCGCGCAGGTCCTCGGTCATGTCCCCTGGCTGCGCGAAAATCCGTTCCGCCGCCGTTTTGCCCTGGTCATGGGCCAGAAAAACCAGCTCTGGTGGGACTTGGCCGCCCAGGAATCTTTCCGCCTGCATCAAGAAATTTACAATATCCCGCCGGTTGATTATCAACGCAATCTCGACGAACTTGTCGAACTCTTGGGCGTGGGAAAATTGCTCACCCGGCCCGTGCGCGAACTGTCGCTGGGCGAGCGGATGAAAATGGAACTGATCGCGTCACTGTTGCATTCGCCCGAGGTATTATTTTTGGATGAGCCGACGATCGGCCTGGATGTCGTGGCGCAGCACAATATTCAACAATTTTTAAAGCGGTATCAACAAGAGCGGGGCATCACGATTTTGTTGACCAGCCATTATATGAAGGATATCGCGGCGCTCTGCCGCCGGGTGATTATCATCGCCCAGGGAAAGATCATTCATGATGGATCGCTGGCGGACATCGTGGAAACATTTAGCGGGCACAAGCTGGTGACGCTGGAACTGGCGGAAGAACCGGCCACGGCGCGGCTGGCGGAATATGGCGAGGTGCAGGAGCTGAGAATGCCGATGGCCCGCTTAAAAATTCCCCGCGACGAAGTCCCCGCCCGGTTGGCGAAATTATTGTCGGAATTGCGGGTGGCGGATGTCAGCGTGGAGGATCCGCCGCTCGAGGATGTGATCGCGCTGGTCTTTGCCCAGGCAGAGGCGGAAGGGGGTTAGCGCCGACCAGCGCGCGAAAAAAAGGGGGCATCCGCGACGACTGGTCCTGCTTTTTATTGTTTTGGACTGGAAAACCACGCATGGCAAGATTTGGCTTGTCAGGCGGAGCACCCCGCCCCTAAAATTCAGGGGCAGCATACTTTTATAATAGGCTGGATATGCCCCGCAAAATCATCATCGACGTCGATCCGGGAATCGATGGCGCCGTGGCCCTGGCGCTCGCGCTGTTTGACCCGCGACTAGAAGTCGTGGCGGTCACCGCGACAGGGGGGCGGGTTTCGTCCGCGCAAGCCACCAAAAACGTGCAGACGATCATTGAAACGCTGGATCCCCCCCGCTGGCCGCGGATCGGCGCGGCGTACGTCGATCAACTGACCTCGGGTGATGCCGCCCGTCTGCACGGCGCTGACGGCCTGGGAAACGCCGACCTGCCCAGCGTCGGCCTGGCCAAGCTGCTATCCGCCGAAAAGCTGCTGGTCGAAACGGTGCGGGAAAATCCCGAGGATATCACGCTGGTCGCGCTGGGCCCCTTGACCAATGTGGC harbors:
- a CDS encoding ATP-binding cassette domain-containing protein, which gives rise to MPPVVSAANLTKTYTVAVKQSGFWGAVRGLWRPEKRAVDAVRGIDLHIERGEFVAFLGPNGAGKTTTLKLLSGIITPSAGTAQVLGHVPWLRENPFRRRFALVMGQKNQLWWDLAAQESFRLHQEIYNIPPVDYQRNLDELVELLGVGKLLTRPVRELSLGERMKMELIASLLHSPEVLFLDEPTIGLDVVAQHNIQQFLKRYQQERGITILLTSHYMKDIAALCRRVIIIAQGKIIHDGSLADIVETFSGHKLVTLELAEEPATARLAEYGEVQELRMPMARLKIPRDEVPARLAKLLSELRVADVSVEDPPLEDVIALVFAQAEAEGG